From Salarias fasciatus chromosome 8, fSalaFa1.1, whole genome shotgun sequence:
tgtatgataaaaaacacgtcataaacccATAAtaatttcatcaacccgtccaacgtgttcaaaaagacgcttgatttggagcaaacccgcccaatctggcaacacagagctgctccggtcacagagctgttttgagccattttggtgtcatttgtcttctcagcagtgacgaaaTGCAAAacccgttcattcttctaatgcgtataatgactacatcacgttgtttgttctgtattctaccagaagaagtaaaaaaatagaaaaaacacgacacagattttattttgaagtgacttattttggaacacgtatggcgtttccttccggcacccgacttgcttgaATAaacgcggtagggctccggcatgcggaaaaataggatatttgcggaaagagaccggagctccgcagaggctccggagccggaccgcggccggtgtgcatcacagcattgattttaatgactacagattagctgcggtgtccggaccggagccgttccgcagccggaccgcatccagagTGCATCGGGGGTGTCAGACAGGGGGTTTAAAGCCAGACCTTTTCGAAAGCATCTTCATCAAAATAACTCGTAATGGAAACAAACAGCTTACTATTAGTAATATATATTGACCGCCCTCATGTCCTAAAGAGTCTGCTGAAAACATTATTCCCACTGTTTCATCTCTGAATAATACAAGCGAACTTTTTCTAATGGGGGACTTTAATTTAAACTGGAAAGACCCTACCATATCATCAATACAAAACTTATTTAACGATCTGAATCTAACGCAGATAATACAAGACCCCACTAGGATAAGTAAAACTTGTAACTCTTTAATTGATCTAATTTTCGTAACTTATCCTAATAGAATAATGAAATCTGGAGTTCTTTCTGATTGCTTGAGTGATCACTGCATTATTCACTGTGTTTGGAAAATCCACACACCTCATCTAGCACCTAAATACGTATATAAGGGTTCGTAACCCAAAGTCATTTAATAATGATCACTTCATTAATGATCTGCAAAGGATAAATTGGTACCGAATTAACCTAATTCCTGATGTTTCTATAGCATGGGATCTTTTCTATACAGAATTTATGCAGGTATTAGATAAACATGCTCCTTGGACAACTGTTAAGGTCAAAGGCCACCATCTGTCTTGGATTAGCAGTGATCTTATCAAGCTCTTTAAACAGAGAGATAGAGCGTTCGataaatataaacaaacaaaagtacTGACAGACTGGGAggaattttaaaaagttaagaAACACATGTACTACACAAACAAGAAACTGAAAAGCTGACTATTGTAAACACAGTTTGACAAACAACTTTAATAATCCCAAACAATTTTGGCAAAAAGTAAACTCTTTGATAGATAAGTTAAATAGCTCTGTAAATAATATGTTGATTAATAATGAAATTACTAATGACCCTACTGCCATCGCTAATGCTTTCAGTTTGCATTTTTCCCAAACACCAGAGGTTTCTCCCCCTTCATATTCTCACTCAATAGTTAACTCTCCGCAGTGCAATAGCTCTTTCATGTTCAAGCATGTCACCTCAGCTGAGGTCCTGGAGGCAATAGGCAAGTTATCTTTAAGTGCAGGACCTGGTCGTGATGGCATTGAGAGCAAATATATCAAACTTGCTGCAAAtgctctctctcaccctctagCTGAACTTTTTAATATGTCCTTTTCAACCTGCACAGTGCCTCATGCATGGAAAGCCTGTAAAGTTATCCCCCTGCACAAAAGAGGAGATATGCAAAACATTAATAATTATAGACCTGTATCAATAATTAATTGTGTAGTaaaactttttgagaaaattgtcTTTGATCAGTTATCTAATCATCTCGCCAGACATAACTTGTTGTCTCAATGCCAGTCTGggtttagaaaacatttttccacctcttcagctcttctgaaATGTATTAATGAcatatttcataattttgacAATAGTATGTGCACTGGTGCTATTTTTCTCGATTTAACTAAAGCTTTTGATCTTGGAGATCACTATTTACTTCTGGACAAAATGCATGCCATTGGACTTAATAGAGCATCGTTATTGTGGTTTAATTCATATCTACATCACCGCAGCCAATGtgtgtcatttcaaggcactcaATCTAAAGTTATTGGAATTGATAAAGGGATTCCCCAAGGTTCCTATCTTGGgcctttgttgttttcaatatttataAATGACTTACCACTTTGCTGCACAAATTGTGATATACATCTCTATGCAGACGATACAGTCATCTATTGTTCCAGACCTGttatttcagaaataaatgaatcccTGCAGTATGAATTCGATTCTGTGCAACAGTGGTTGTCATATAATAAATTACTCCTTAACAAAACTAAATCATACTCTATGTTGTTTAAGCGATGGTGTATCGATACTCTGGAAAATAACCTTAGTCTATATTTTTTGGATTCCTCTCCTCTTGAACCCACAGACTCCATTAAATACCTTGGAGTGTGGCTGGAACAAGATCTCTCTTTTAAACTACATATACAAAACATTACTAACAAACTGAATTATCGTTTAAAAACACTATCAATCTATAAAttgtttcacttttcaaattAGGAAAAGAATAGTTACACAATTGCTGCTTCCCATGTTGGACTATGCAGATATAGTATATCTAAATACGGCTCAAACTTATTTACACACTTTGGATGTTGTCTACAACAATCTGTGtattaccatttattttattttttgaaaccAATGTTATGCTAAAAACTGTATTATACGCCAAAAACTGACACATTTGTAATATAATGGAGTCCGATGGTTCCGTATGTCTTACCTCTGTGCATGATGCTGTGGTGGCGGTGGCTGGGGATTCAcgacagctctgtgtgtgtgtgtgtgtgtgtgtgtgtgtgtgtgtgtgtgtgtgtgtgtgtgtgtgtgtgcggttgttgttatgttttgtatttttggtcTTGTTTAGTTCTCTTGTTAATTCATTGCATTATGATTATTATGGTTGGCCCTTTTTTATGCCATGCTCCTTATGTTAATTGTCATTTCTTTCAGAGGAACTCCGTGAAAACGAGATGATGCATCTCAAGGGGTTactcctctataaataaatgttaaataataATTCAAACAATTTTAAAAGTTTCACGTAAACAATTACAGGAAATATTTTAACAGTATCTTCTCATATTTCAAGAAGCACCTGTGTGTCTTTTTAACAATTAAATTTATACCCAATGTACTAGTTTATCATATgttctttgaaaacattttaatactgGTCACCTCAGATTTCTATAGAGACATTAGCTGAAATTCAGCACAATCGGGTTGATACTTTACACCGGAAGACCTCtgaacattttgactttttttttttttggtgaaagcTGAAACTTCAAACTTGGACTGAAATCctttaaaaagacacaaagaagcACAATTTGTTCAAATAGAGAAAGAGCCGACAGATTGTAGCCTGAGGAGACGCTGACTGGTTGTCTCTGCTGGGACACCAAGAAACTCAGCCATGCAGAGATCGATTCCACACTTTCAGgacacttttgttttgaaagtgcACAGGCTGAGCTGTTTGATTCCATCTCCCTCCAGGAGGAacaaaccacaaagaaaaactgaaaaaacaaaacagaaacataacgGCCACTCATCTCCAGTGtcacttctctctctgcagtgctTCTAATATTGCCAGAGCTTGACTTTGTTCATGTCTAAGGTGCAGGATGACCTCGGAGAACTCGACACAGAGCTCTGATGCCTTTTTCTGTCCATCGAACTGAAGACGAGAAGCTGTGGCACAGCCGGTTTCATGTTTTAATTAAGCGCTGACTGAAGAGGCTCTGAACGGCAACATGAAGAGCGGCTCAGTGGAGCCCCGCCAGTCCTCCACTCACTTCAGCCACTGCTGACGGAGATGATGCAGAGATGCAAGACACTGGGAAATAAGTAAGTAAGGTTCCAACAACCAAATAAACATGTTGGTCTTCATGTTTTGACAAACTGACCTGGACAGTGTGGCTTCGAGGCCAGTTTGACAGGAACAAGGTAATGagttttcatggcagcatcactgatatctcagctcaggttgTGTTGATTGCGAATTCTTAAGGAAgttttttaccaaaaaaaaaaaatcagttttctttgaagtttttacaacTTTACAAGTGGTTTGAAAGACCAGATTAGAATgtcttgcaggccggttttggtccacgggccttatgctCGACACCCCCTTTTACATATTAGAAACATTACGGTAGTCCGTGAGCAGCCACACCCAAGCAGTGCTGTTTCAACCAGATTGATTCACCATTTCTCCATTTCCCACAGTGCACTGCTTCTAAATTCCGTCATGAGAGCGTTCAGGCCGGAGTTTGTTGCAGCGAGGGCCACTGACTTCATCGGCATGATTAAAGACTGCGACGAATCGGGCTTTCCGAAGGTCAGAAGACAGGAGCAGTGGTGGCTGTCGATGTACAAGGTGGTAAATGTTCAACATGAAAACACCAGTGGTCGCCTGTTGTGGTTTCCTCTTCAGCACCTGTTGTTTGGATCTCTGGGTCGCAGTCTGGCCTGCGCCGATCCTCCAGAATCAGAGAAGCTGACGATCCTGAACGAAGCCTGGAAGGTGATCACCAAAGTGCGCAGTCCGCAGGTAACTCAGGGCTTCGACCGCAGCTTTCAAAACGCCCGTCATTCCAGTGGAAAATGTTCAGGATACTCACCCCAGATCAACTCCTGACTTTCAGGATTACATCAACTGCGCTGAAGTCTGGGTGGAATTCAGATCTTCCTCATTAGTCTGAGAGAATGGAGAATGTTTCCAAAGATGaaaaaatctaatttatgtGAAAAAGACCACGTATTCACACATTTGTACATGTTGATGCTTCCAGATTAACAGATTATTCCTCACACTAAAAGATTCGAAACTCCAAAAATTGATGAAACGCTTctgaacacaaagaaatcaaactCTGTCCATGATTCTGCGTCAAAGCTGTGAAAGACAAAATAAgagtggagaagctgcagaaacaaacatcagcagaagaagaaaagatgaacaaGTGCTGACGAAggctgtttgattgacagctgatctgtgtgcagcggagaaagaaaacaacaaggaGCTCTCAGCAATGATGGAGACTCAATGAGTCAAATTACAGGATGGAACCAAATCACTGCTCCTGATGTGACCTCAGTCTATTTCAGCTTCATCAACTCTGCACTTCCTCCAGTGCTGCCCAAATACCAGACTCCAGCGAGGAGCGGCTGAGTGAatgtggtctggactctgtggaggagagtcatggtcTCAGAGACGCTGTAGAAGGACAGAATACCTGCTGAGTGATCCAGGaacactcccactctggaggaaggaggacctGACACTGGAGTTTCAACTTTGTTGTAATAAAAACTATAACTATTGTTGAAACAATCTAAAGCCCATGATTTGTCATTTTGACCAAAACCACTTTCAGTCCAACCTCCTCTGCTGATATTCTTGTATGCGACTGCTACACAAACCtctcctctcatccccacctcccagtaacaacgtccagtcagactctctctaCTCAAAACCTGCCTACATCTagtgaatctgtctggatgttCAGAATAAGGCTGGTCAGTCATCATGTATGTGACTTTCCTGTTTCCCTCTGATAATAACAGCTGTTTGTGTGCTGTGTTTGGATCCAGTGTGAGTTCACGTGAGTTTCTGAAGAAAGCAGCTCTGGTCGTTGGCTCTGGTTGTGACAGTAAAACATCCACTTCAGTCACTCTCAGTGAGATGTTCGTCCATGTTTCACTCAGGATGTCCTGGAGTTTGTCTCGGGcctctgacacagctgctgtcacatcctcaaagtatctgagaggagcagtgtGGAAGCTGGATGAGTGTGTGGACTCACTGAGAGCTGACAGTGAGGGGAAGCTGAGCAGAAACTCTGTGTGatcctctgtgtgtgagagctgctccagctggccgtctgtcctcttcagctcagcgatctcctgctccagcttctcctgaagctctcgcactcgactcacctctgtttgctgctgggatctgacCTGCTGCTCAACATCTCTGCTTCTTTCCTGGAGGAGACGAATCAGCTGGCTGAAGGTCTTCTCACAGTCCTCcactgtctgatcagcagagaCATGGATGTTCTTCACCTCctgttccagcagcttcacgtctTTCTCTGCGTCCTGGATCCTCTGCTGGATGATCTGtcgactctcctccagctccctctgcctctccgtcctctctgctgcagctgacacTGTGTCGTGGCCTTTGTGTTGgtccacagagcagaggaaacagatgCACTGCTGATCGGTGCGGCAGAACATCTTCATCACCTCATCGTGACGAGAGCACATGTTGTCCTGCAGCGTCTTGGAGGGATCCACCAGCTTGTGCTTCTTTAGTGGAGCTGCATCAtggtgaggctgaaggtgcTGCTCACAGAAAgaggccacacacaccacacaggaCTTGAAAGCTTTGCGTTTTCTTCCAGTGCAGACATCACAGGCCacatcttcagctccagcatagcagtgatcagcaggagcagcttgaagtccgctcctcttcagctcctccatcagagctgcTAACATGGTGCTTTTCACCAGGACAGGCCTGGCTGTGAACGTCTGCCTGCACTGAGGGCAGCTGTGtattttctcctcatcctcttcacccCAGAAGCTTTGAATACACTCCatgcagtagctgtgtccacagggaatagtcaccggatccttcaggagatccagacagatggaacaagagaagctctctctgtccagctcaaCTCCTTTCTGCgccatgtctcctctctgtGGCTCCGACTGTGTGACTTTCACTTCCTCACAAGAGAAACTGCTCTGACCAGTGATCAGCCCGTCAGGTGTTTGCAtgaagccaatcagctgctgctcttcacctcTGTTGGTTCCACCCATCTTCCAAAGAGAGAtctgaaggggaggaggaacTCTTGTGGAACTGGTGGAGCTGCTTTATTTTAACCTGACTCATGTAATGAGGCACAGTTTACAGACAAAAAAGTTCAGGTTTACAACTGAACAACATTGATCATGTTGCTGAATCAACGCAACATTCAAAACATCTTCGAATTAGAGATAAAAACTTTCATAAAGTAATGGTTTCTATCTTCATAACAGTCAGTATTTATGATTGATCTTCTTCTCAAGAAGAAATCACAACAGGATACAAAACAAATGTACAATCCAAGAATGTAAAAAGCTACCAGATACTGTGCCCTCTGAAGAAGAGaggcttttatttcatttgggTTCAAGAAGTTTTCTTCAACCAACACAAGTTAATTTTCACTGATACAACTCACAACTTCGAATAAAAATACATGCCTGCTACGAGGAAATCAGGAAGCAGATTTTACCATTTCAACCTTTAAATCCTTTGTTGTTCTTTCCACATTTTTATGTACacattttttctgtgtttttatttgtgtttattgtgcTGCTCTTGTTCCTCTCCAGGCTGCAGCCAAAACATCTGCCTGCTGACCGTCGTCTCCTGAAATCTATCCATACCTGCAGTCCATGAAACTCCATGGTTTCCaccaggttctcctcctggagcagcTTTTGAAACCCTGGGAGAGGGAGTAGGGGGAGATGAATACCTCCGCACAGCTGAGAGTGATCATCCCCCcatgctctcctctctccagcctgctccagctcctctcctctccctctgccgTGTGACCTCATCGATTGTATTTGGTTCAAACTCAGGATCATCTTCACACCATTGAATTATCTGTAACTTATCATTTACTGTGTTCTTGTCTCTCATCCTATTCCATATCTTTAGCAGCACCTTAATCCATGGGTTCTTCACCTTTTCTCCAGATCTTCCTGGATGTTCGTGCTGATTGTATTTGGGGGTCAACCAGAGTTGAGGGTTCAACATCCTCCCATCTGTCTTGAAAAGATGAGTTCCACAACAGACATCATCAGTAAACACCGCCACCTTGTGGCCTTCTCCATTAATGCAGATGCCTTCAATCGTCTGTGTTGGTCGGAATCTGATCCACTGTTCTGGTAGAGTGCAGACAGCAGGGAGAAACAGGACATCCCTGTCTCCAGCCTCGTTCTGATCTCATGGAATCTGGAAGGAATCCATTTATTCTAATCTGGGCCCATGGTTTACTGAACAATGTACGGATCAATCGAATAAAAATATGGTCTGTGTCAGATCTTTCTGAAGCTTTGTGTAGAAAAGAGCAGCTCATCAAGTCAAAGACCTTCTTGACGTCAAGATGAACTCAGCGAGCTCCAAGACGATTCTGCTGGATGTGATGTGATCTGTGTCATGATGGTCTGATGTGATCAGGTGTCGATGAAGGTAACGAAGCTCACGAAGCTGGAAAGTTTCCAGAAATCGGTCAGAACTTCTCTCTGGAGTCTCTGGAGTTGTGCTCAGCAGCTTCACCGCttttaaaaagtacattttagaggatatttcatcttttcagCAATTTGAcactttttatcttttatgttgtggtgtctgtgtagcTGCTGGgtttcctcacattagaaggggtgGGGCTTGCTGACGTGAGGAGGTGTGTGCACTGGTGGCGGGATTTTTAAACGTGGAAGTTACCTGTCAAAGGGGCTTCCTGGTATGACAGCTGTTGCTGCCGTGTGTTTGGAAATAAACTATGCTCTCACCGAATTCCTCGTCTGACTCCTCTTTCTGCGACAGccacaatgcttttttttttttttaaagaaatacctgaaggaagctgttttgtttttagggaATTGAACCTTTCGGAGTGTTTctcatttatacattttttcaaagcttttaacTATTGTTGTCgtttaaagcttcttttttttgccctttttagtgaagacatttttttttaacttagttCGTCTCCATCATTCTGTGTGATTCATCCATTGATCAGTCAGTCGCTCCAGAAAATCATGTTGTAATGAACAGACATTCTAAATGCAATTTTGTGAAGTTTGCCACTCCTTGTCTTCGGTAGATTCTTCATCATGGTTTTGCTCAAATTCATCATCACATTCAATGTTAACATGTCTCACTGGATGTTTTTTCTGGTTGCAGAAACACTCTGACCagttaacagaaataaaaccacCTGAAACAGTTCCTTGATGTCTTGCTGGAGGAATCGGAGGTAAAAATCTGCAGTCTTCAGTCCGACAGTGAGACAACTGACTTTATGAGAGTTGATGAAATCCAGTGAAGTCAGACTGATCAAAATCCTCATCTAGAATGTTTCATTCTGCTGCCTCATTGTTTGAATTGACAGGagaacattttcagtgtgttggaCTTGCTGCTGAAGCCTGATCTCTTGACTGTGGACTGATGGCGTTCTGGTCTCTTGGTTCCTGCTTCAGGTTCGGACTCTGGAGTCCATCAAACATCAGGCTCAGCAGCCCGACACGGCTCACCTGTCGGATACAGTCCAGAGGCTGGCACTGCAGTCCCGCACCTGAACACCGGCCGTCACACTGCTGGAGAAAAGCTGTTCCAGAGAAATGCTGtgtcaaaaaaacagaaataacctTGAACAAATGTTTCAAAGCCCTTTGGATTTGACATGTTCACACACTAAGTTGAGATTCtgatgaagaaaataatttttaaaacagctgattttgTTCAACATTGAAGCGTTTTAAAACTGTTTCCACTCTATTTCATTCTGGTCAACAAATAAACTttgatgaaagaaacaaagatttGTTTGTAGTTGTTTTACAGTCTCTGCTTGATCTTTGATGGAGGTTAAATCTTTCTTGTCTGAGTTTCTGTCAAACAATCAAAATATGTAGACTGTTGTCTTAAAAATGACACATTGTCTAGAAAgcttttttaatcacttttattcagtgtttgatCAATCTgtacagaaaatcacatttcattattGATCATCAGATCTTCCTCATTGATGTGAGAGAATGGAGAATGTTTCAAAAGATGAACAAATCAAATTTACGTGAAAAAGACCACCGCTTCACACATTTGTACATGTTGCTGCTTCCAGATTAACAGATTATTCCTCACACTAAATGACTCGTTACTCCAAAAGttgatgaaatgtttctgaacacaaagaaatcaaactTTGTCCATGTTTCTGTGACAAAGCTGTGAGAGACAAAATAAgagtggagaagctgcagaaacaaacatcagcagaagaagaaaagatgaacaaGTGCTGACGAAggctgtttgattgacagctgatctgtgtgcagcggagaaagaaaacaacaaggaGCTCTCAGCAACCATGACGGAGACTCAATGAGTCAAATTATTTCAGCTTCATCAACTCTGCACTTGCTTCAGAGGGAAGCCAACAATAACACTAGACTCCAGCGAGCAGCGGCTGAGTGAatgtggtctggactctgtggaggagagtcatggtcTCAGAGACGCTGTAGAAGGACAGAATACCTGCTGTGTGATCCAGGaacactcccactctggaggaaggaggacctGACACTGGAGTTTCAACTTTGTTGTGATAAAAACTATAACTGTTGTTAGAATAATATAAGGCCCATGACTTGTCATTATTACCAAAACAGCTTTCAGTCCaatctcctcctctgctgataTTCTTGTATGCGACTGCTACACAAAcgtctcctctcatctccacctcccagtaacaacgtccagtcagactctctctaCTCAGAACCTGATAAAACCCagtgaatctgtctggatgttCAGAATAAGGCTGTTCATTCTTCATTAAtgtgacttttctgttttcctttgatAATAACAGTTGTTTGTGTGCTGTGTTTGGATCCAGTGTGAGTTCACGTGAGTATCTGAAGAAAGCAGCTCTGGTCGTTGGCTCTGGTTGTGACAGTAAAACATCCACTTCAGTCACTCTCAGTGAGATGTTTGTCCATGTTTCACTCAGGATGTCCTGGAGTTTGTCTCGGGcctctgacacagctgctgtcacatcctcaaagtatctgagaggagcagtgtGGAAGCTGGATGAGTGTGTGGACTCACTGAGAGCTGACAGTGAGGGGAAGCTGAGCAGAAACTCTGTGTGatcctctgtgtgtgagagctgctccagctggccgtctgtcctcttcagctcagcgatctcctgctccagcttctcctgaagctctcgcactcgactcacctctgtttgctgctgggatctgacCTGCTGCTCAACAGCTCTGCTTCTTTCCTGGAGGAGACGGATCAGCTGGCTGAACGTCTTCTCACAGTCCTCcactgtctgatcagcagagaCATGGATGTTCTTCACCTCctgttccagcagcttcacgtctTTCTCTGCGTCCTGGATCCTCTGCTGGATGATGTGtcgactctcctccagctccctctgcctctccgtcctctctgctgcagctgacacTGTGTCGTGGCCTTTGTGTTGGTCCACAGGGCAGAGAAAACAGATACACTGCTGATCGGTGCGGCAGAACATCTTCATCACCTCATCGTGACGAGAGCACATGTTGTCCTGCAGCGTCTTGGAGGGATCCACCAGCTTGTGCTTCTTGAGTGGAGCTGCATCACGGTGAGGCTGAAGGTGCTGCTCACAGAAAgaggccacacacaccacacaggaCTTGAAAGCTTTGAGTTTTCTTCCAGTGCAGACATCACAGGCCacatcttcagctccagcatagcagtgatcagcaggagcagcttgaagtccgctcctcttcagctcctccatcagagctgcCAACATGGTGCTTTTCACCAGGACAGGCCTGGCTGTGAACGTCTGCCTGCACTGAGGGCAGCTGTGGattttctcctcatcctcttcacccCAGAAGCTTTGAATACACTTCatgcagtagctgtgtccacagggaatagtcaccggatccttcaggagatccagacagatggaacaagagaagctctctctgtccagctcaaCTCCTTTCTGCgccatgtctcctctctgtGGCTCTGACTGTGTGACTTTCACTTCCTCACAAGAGAAACTGCTCTGACCAGTGATCAGCCCGTCATGTGTTTGCAtggagccaatcagctgctgctcttcacctcTGTTGGTTCCACCCATCTTCCAAAAAGAGAtctgaaggggaggaggaacTGTGTGgaactgctggagctgctttaTTTTAACCTGACTCATGTAATGAGTCAAAGTTCACAGTGAACAAAACTCAGGTTTACAACAGCTGTGACATTGATTGTATAGATGAATGGAATCACATTTTATACACCTGTTACAGAATATTGTCATGATATGAAACCTTGTGGCACccctgaaaatgaaaagaaaactttgcACTTTACTCGATCAAAAATCTAATAAAACCCAATATTATAATAGCTTCACCAATGTCGTAATAAAATATGCTGATATTGTCTCAACACTTTTACAAGTACTggagatttattacatttttagtcaggtcttttttttccaaactgatAATGTAAAAGTTGACAGATAATGTAATATAGAGTTCTTTTTGAGAATCTGACAATGTTATATAGACTGCATTGCAAAGAAAGTGAGAGACTGTTGCTTCCCTAAACATACCACTTCTCTCCACAGTACACTACTTCATAAAAACATCTTCGAACCAATAAAAGTTCATTTGTTGaagttcattttatttcagcacTTCATTTGAAGAGGATATACTCAAGTATTTATAACACCCACACATGAATAGAGATTTGATGTGAATACAAGCCTATTCATCCACTCAAATCGTTCTTTTATCACTTTCAATACCAAAGCGAAAAAACCCCAATAAAACTACTGGAAGtgaaaataagacaaaacaaaatctccatccatccattttctaccacttatctGGGGccaggtcgcgggggcagcagtctcatcagggatgcccagacttccccgtccccagacacttcctccagctcctctgggaggatcccaaagcgctcccaggccagccg
This genomic window contains:
- the LOC115392979 gene encoding tripartite motif-containing protein 16-like — encoded protein: MAQKGVELDRESFSCSICLDLLKDPVTIPCGHSYCMECIQSFWGEEDEEKIHSCPQCRQTFTARPVLVKSTMLAALMEELKRSGLQAAPADHCYAGAEDVACDVCTGRKRKAFKSCVVCVASFCEQHLQPHHDAAPLKKHKLVDPSKTLQDNMCSRHDEVMKMFCRTDQQCICFLCSVDQHKGHDTVSAAAERTERQRELEESRQIIQQRIQDAEKDVKLLEQEVKNIHVSADQTVEDCEKTFSQLIRLLQERSRDVEQQVRSQQQTEVSRVRELQEKLEQEIAELKRTDGQLEQLSHTEDHTEFLLSFPSLSALSESTHSSSFHTAPLRYFEDVTAAVSEARDKLQDILSETWTNISLRVTEVDVLLSQPEPTTRAAFFRNSRELTLDPNTAHKQLLLSEGNRKVTYMMTDQPYSEHPDRFTRCRQVLSRESLTGRCYWEVGMRGEVCVAVAYKNISRGGWTESGFGQNDKSWALDCFNNSYSFYYNKVETPVSGPPSSRVGVFLDHSAGILSFYSVSETMTLLHRVQTTFTQPLLAGVWYLGSTGGSAELMKLK
- the LOC115392981 gene encoding tripartite motif-containing protein 16-like, yielding MAQKGVELDRESFSCSICLDLLKDPVTIPCGHSYCMKCIQSFWGEEDEEKIHSCPQCRQTFTARPVLVKSTMLAALMEELKRSGLQAAPADHCYAGAEDVACDVCTGRKLKAFKSCVVCVASFCEQHLQPHRDAAPLKKHKLVDPSKTLQDNMCSRHDEVMKMFCRTDQQCICFLCPVDQHKGHDTVSAAAERTERQRELEESRHIIQQRIQDAEKDVKLLEQEVKNIHVSADQTVEDCEKTFSQLIRLLQERSRAVEQQVRSQQQTEVSRVRELQEKLEQEIAELKRTDGQLEQLSHTEDHTEFLLSFPSLSALSESTHSSSFHTAPLRYFEDVTAAVSEARDKLQDILSETWTNISLRVTEVDVLLSQPEPTTRAAFFRYSRELTLDPNTAHKQLLLSKENRKVTLMKNEQPYSEHPDRFTGFYQVLSRESLTGRCYWEVEMRGDVCVAVAYKNISRGGDWTESCFGNNDKSWALYYSNNSYSFYHNKVETPVSGPPSSRVGVFLDHTAGILSFYSVSETMTLLHRVQTTFTQPLLAGV